The candidate division WOR-1 bacterium RIFOXYB2_FULL_36_35 genome includes a region encoding these proteins:
- a CDS encoding 4-hydroxy-3-methylbut-2-enyl diphosphate reductase, which yields MQILMAEYAGFCEGVERAYRIALEQTKTHKQIFMLGNLVHNTQVVRKFEELGARIVKAVSEIPQGTDGIIIISAHGVSPLVYDEINKKGLELVDTTCPWVKNAQKLSKNLAEKGIQVIVVGDKNHPEVKGIVAWSGGRALVVEEPEDLASIKLAGKVGVIAQTTQSEANFDKVVEELKEKTKDIIIHKTICGATSKRQKAAIDIAKKVDLMLVIGDLKSANTNRLTELCKKTGAETHQIQTALELDGKWLAGKAKIGITAGASTPDWVIDEVIKNLGNQENLLLHNCN from the coding sequence ATGCAAATTTTAATGGCTGAATACGCGGGATTTTGTGAAGGGGTGGAGAGGGCTTATCGAATAGCTCTTGAGCAGACAAAAACCCACAAACAAATCTTTATGCTTGGCAATCTAGTACACAATACTCAAGTTGTCAGGAAATTCGAAGAACTAGGAGCCAGAATTGTAAAAGCTGTTTCTGAAATCCCTCAAGGGACGGACGGAATTATTATTATTTCAGCGCATGGGGTTTCTCCTTTGGTTTACGACGAAATTAACAAGAAAGGGCTCGAACTTGTTGATACGACTTGCCCTTGGGTAAAAAATGCCCAAAAACTATCCAAGAATCTTGCTGAAAAAGGAATACAGGTTATAGTTGTAGGAGACAAGAACCATCCTGAAGTTAAAGGGATTGTTGCATGGTCGGGAGGGAGAGCGCTGGTGGTTGAGGAGCCGGAAGATTTGGCCTCTATAAAACTTGCCGGCAAGGTTGGCGTTATTGCTCAAACAACCCAATCTGAAGCAAATTTTGACAAAGTGGTAGAAGAACTTAAAGAAAAGACAAAAGATATTATTATCCATAAAACGATATGCGGAGCGACAAGCAAAAGGCAAAAGGCGGCGATTGATATTGCCAAAAAAGTTGATCTGATGCTTGTTATTGGTGATCTCAAAAGCGCTAATACAAACAGGTTGACGGAGCTCTGCAAAAAAACAGGGGCAGAAACGCATCAAATCCAAACGGCTTTGGAATTGGATGGCAAGTGGCTGGCAGGGAAAGCTAAAATTGGCATTACCGCAGGAGCCTCAACCCCCGATTGGGTGATTGATGAAGTGATCAAGAACTTAGGGAATCAAGAAAATTTGCTATTGCATAACTGCAATTAA